The following DNA comes from Gammaproteobacteria bacterium.
TGGGCACCGCGGGTTTTACCGTGGCCCTGTGTGTGCAGCGCCTGGAAGAGAACGGACAGCAGCCGGCGGCCGGGCCTGTCGCCGTGACCGGTGCCAGCGGCGGGGTCGGCAGCCTGGCGGTGGCCATTCTGTCTCGCCTGGGTTATGAGGTGTGCGCGATTAGCGCTAAGCCTGAGGCCCGGGATTACCTGGTCTCGCTGGGGGCGGCGGAGGTGATCGATCGCCGCTCCCTGGACCTGGGCCGGCGGCCCCTGGAGAAGGGCCGTTGGGGCGGCGCGTTGGACAACGTAGGCGGCGAGATGCTCTCCTGGTTGACGCGCAGCACGCGGCCCTGGGGGAACGTCGTCGCTGTGGGTTTGGCCGGCGGCAGCGAGTTGCAGACTACGGTGATGCCCTTTATTCTGCGCGGCGTCGCGTTGCTGGGCGTGAGCGCCGCCGACTGTCCGCTTCGTTACCGCCGCCCGCTGTGGGGGCGCCTGGCCAGCGACCTGGCTCCGACAGGACTGGACCGGATCGCGCATGCGGAAACCACCCTGGAAGGGCTGCCGCGGATCTTCGAGGCGATGCTCCGCGGCGAGGCGACGGGACGCACCCTGGTGCGGCTGGCGGCGGACGCGGGAGCAGGACAGCGGGGTACTTGAGCGAATACGACGGTTCGGCGATGGCCTCTACTTTGTACGACAAACTCTGGGACTCGCATCTCGTCTGCGAACTGGCCGACGGGGACGCGCTCATTTATATAGACCGCCACCTCATCCACGAGGTTACTTCGCCGCAAGCCTTTGCCGGTCTGCGCGCCGCCGGTCGCCGCCCCTGGCGCCCGGATGCCGCCCTCGCTGTTGCCGACCATAGCGTCCCTACCACCGCCGACCGCGCCCATGTGCGCGACCTGGTCGCGCGGCGACAGCTGGAGGCACTGAAGCACAACTGCGCCGAGACCGGGATCAGGCGCTTCGGTCTGCGGGACCCTCGCCAGGGGATCGTACACGTCGTCGGTCCCGAGCACGGCGCCTGCTTGCCCGGCATGACTATCGTCTGCGGCGACTCGCACACTTCCACCAACGGCGCCTTGGGCGCCCTTGCCTTCGGCATCGGCACTTCCGAGGTGGAGCACGTGCTCGCCACGCAGTGCCTGCAACTTCGCAAGGCGGACAACATGCAGGTGTGTGTGGAGGGCGAGTTGGGACTGGGGGTCACCGCAAAGGACATCGTCCTGGCGATCATCGGGCGCATCGGCACAGCGGGCGGTGCGGGCCATGCGCTGGAATACGCGGGCGGTACGGTCCGCGCGCTGTCCATGGAAGGGCGCATGACTCTGTGCAACATGAGTATTGAGGCCGGTGCCCGCGCCGGCATGGTCGCGGTGGACGAGAAGACGCTTGATTATGTGCGTGGTCGCCCCGCCGCCCCCCGGGGACGCCTCTGGGAGCAAGCGGCGGAGGCCTGGAGCGGTCTGCACAGCGACCCGGGGGCGCACTTTCATCGGACGCACCGGTTGGATGCCGGCGACATCGAGCCCCAGGTAACGTGGGGTACTTCTCCGGAGATGGTCGCCCCGGTGGGAGCCTGCGTGCCGGACCCCGCCGCGGAGCCGGACGCTACCCGGCGCCAGGCTATGCAACGCGCGTTGGAGTACATGGATTTGACTCCCGGCACGCCCATCTCCTCGATCTCCGTGGACCGGGTTTTCCTTGGCTCCTGCACCAACTCCCGCATTGAGGACCTGCGGGCCGCCGCCGCCGTGGTCCGGGGCCGGCGGGTGGCCGGCAACGTAAGCCAGGCTCTGGTGGTCCCCGGTTCCGGGCGGGTCAAGCGTCAGGCAGAGGAAGAAGGGTTGGCCAGGGTTTTCGTGGATGCCGGCTTCGAGTGGCGCGAGGCTGGCTGCTCCATGTGCCTGGGGATGAACCCGGATCGTCTGCTCCCCGGTGAGCGTTGCGCTTCCACCTCCAACCGCAATTTCGAGGGGCGGCAGGGGCGGGGAGGGCGTACGCATCTCGTAAGCCCGCCGATGGCGGCGGCGGCCGCGGTGGCGGGGCGCCTGGTGGACGTGCGCGAGTTGGCGCCGCCGCCCGCGGGTTCGGCCACGCCTCATTAACCGGCAATGGTCCAATGAACCGCTCATTGGTCCCGTAACGGCCCCATACCTATGCCCAAGATGTGCCCCTTCGTTCCCTTCGCCGGCTTGGTAGTTCCGCTGGACCGGCCCAGCGTGGACACCGATGCGATCATCCCCAAGCAATATCTTCTCTCGATCCGCCGTAGCGGTTTCGGCCCGTATCTATTCGACGACTGGCGCTACCTGGAACCTGGAGTCCTGGATCAGGATCCGGGTAGCCGCCGCCTGAACCCCGAGTTTGTGCTCAACCGTTCCCGCTACCGCGGTGCCGAGATCCTGCTCGCCAGGGAGAATTATGGTTGCGGCTCTTCCCGGGAACATGCGGTGTGGGCCATGTTGGACTATGGCTTCCGGGCCGTGCTGGCGCCCTCCTTTGCCGACATCTTCTACGACAACGCCTACCGGAACGGCCTGTTGCCCGTTTTGCTGGAAGCGGCTGTCGTAGAGCGGCTGTTCGGCCAGGTGTCGGAGAACGAGGGCTATCGTCTGGAGATAGACCTGGAGCGGCAATCGGCGGTCACCCCCGACGGCGAGAGGCTGCCCTTCGAGATCGCCCCTGGCATTAAGCAGCGGTTGTTGCGGGGGTGGGACGACATTTCCATTAGCCTGCAACAAGC
Coding sequences within:
- a CDS encoding oxidoreductase produces the protein MSAGSDMREFPVFRIRRQDGKVAGRVEDVALDDLSPGEVVIRACWSSVNYKDALAATGANRIIREFPRVGGIDVAGRVELSSAAEFRPGDQVLATGYDMGVAHDGGYAHFVRLPASWVIPLPDGMSMRQAMALGTAGFTVALCVQRLEENGQQPAAGPVAVTGASGGVGSLAVAILSRLGYEVCAISAKPEARDYLVSLGAAEVIDRRSLDLGRRPLEKGRWGGALDNVGGEMLSWLTRSTRPWGNVVAVGLAGGSELQTTVMPFILRGVALLGVSAADCPLRYRRPLWGRLASDLAPTGLDRIAHAETTLEGLPRIFEAMLRGEATGRTLVRLAADAGAGQRGT
- the leuC gene encoding 3-isopropylmalate dehydratase large subunit — encoded protein: MASTLYDKLWDSHLVCELADGDALIYIDRHLIHEVTSPQAFAGLRAAGRRPWRPDAALAVADHSVPTTADRAHVRDLVARRQLEALKHNCAETGIRRFGLRDPRQGIVHVVGPEHGACLPGMTIVCGDSHTSTNGALGALAFGIGTSEVEHVLATQCLQLRKADNMQVCVEGELGLGVTAKDIVLAIIGRIGTAGGAGHALEYAGGTVRALSMEGRMTLCNMSIEAGARAGMVAVDEKTLDYVRGRPAAPRGRLWEQAAEAWSGLHSDPGAHFHRTHRLDAGDIEPQVTWGTSPEMVAPVGACVPDPAAEPDATRRQAMQRALEYMDLTPGTPISSISVDRVFLGSCTNSRIEDLRAAAAVVRGRRVAGNVSQALVVPGSGRVKRQAEEEGLARVFVDAGFEWREAGCSMCLGMNPDRLLPGERCASTSNRNFEGRQGRGGRTHLVSPPMAAAAAVAGRLVDVRELAPPPAGSATPH
- the leuD gene encoding 3-isopropylmalate dehydratase small subunit: MCPFVPFAGLVVPLDRPSVDTDAIIPKQYLLSIRRSGFGPYLFDDWRYLEPGVLDQDPGSRRLNPEFVLNRSRYRGAEILLARENYGCGSSREHAVWAMLDYGFRAVLAPSFADIFYDNAYRNGLLPVLLEAAVVERLFGQVSENEGYRLEIDLERQSAVTPDGERLPFEIAPGIKQRLLRGWDDISISLQQAERIRAYEERRRCEAPWLYSPAACANSSPDQGPGGSLG